Proteins from a genomic interval of Clostridium sp. M62/1:
- a CDS encoding M15 family metallopeptidase: MRDITLCHPRLQHLATQWQKECLDQGIIVEIGETLRTVKEQDALYEQGRTKPGPIVTNAKGSSYSSQHQWGIAFDFFLKMDINGNGAVTDDAFNDSTGMFERAASVAEKLGLGWGGRWTSIVDKPHLYLPDWGSTTKELKKTYKNPKAFMATWPKKADEGWKMAQDGIRWWYQYSDGSYAKDGWFWMERNSAWYLFDRDGYMLTGLQKDSEGQYFFLWPEHDSNEGKCMVTDDRGALKIVSKYDFDRHRYIM; encoded by the coding sequence ATGAGAGATATCACATTATGTCATCCAAGACTTCAGCATCTGGCCACTCAGTGGCAGAAGGAGTGTCTGGATCAGGGGATTATTGTGGAGATTGGGGAAACGCTCAGGACTGTAAAGGAGCAGGATGCGCTGTATGAGCAGGGCAGGACAAAACCTGGGCCGATTGTTACAAATGCAAAAGGGAGCAGCTATTCCTCACAGCACCAATGGGGGATTGCCTTTGATTTTTTTCTAAAAATGGATATTAACGGAAATGGAGCTGTAACAGATGATGCCTTCAACGATTCTACGGGAATGTTTGAGAGGGCAGCTTCTGTGGCAGAGAAGCTGGGTCTCGGATGGGGAGGCAGATGGACGAGTATTGTGGATAAACCTCATTTATATCTGCCGGATTGGGGAAGCACAACGAAAGAATTGAAGAAAACTTATAAAAATCCCAAGGCATTTATGGCGACCTGGCCGAAAAAGGCAGATGAGGGCTGGAAGATGGCCCAGGACGGCATTCGCTGGTGGTACCAGTATTCAGATGGCTCCTATGCAAAGGATGGATGGTTTTGGATGGAACGAAACAGTGCCTGGTATCTGTTTGACAGGGACGGTTATATGCTGACTGGACTTCAGAAAGATTCAGAAGGCCAGTATTTCTTTCTCTGGCCTGAGCATGATTCCAACGAAGGAAAATGTATGGTGACAGATGACAGGGGGGCCCTGAAAATTGTGTCAAAGTATGATTTTGACAGGCATAGATACATTATGTAA
- a CDS encoding Fe-S-containing hydro-lyase produces the protein MERYISAPISREDARSLKAGDYVYITGTIYTARDAAHKRMQEALEQGKELPIELDRNIIYYMGPSPAREGRPIGSAGPTTASRMDRYTPKLLDLGLGAMIGKGKRSREVIEAIVKNGSVYFAAVGGAGALLSKCITSSEVVAYGDLGTEAIRKLTVERFPVIVVIDSEGNNLYETAVKEFGESSRQEK, from the coding sequence ATGGAGCGTTATATCAGTGCGCCGATCAGCAGAGAGGATGCTCGTTCGCTGAAGGCAGGAGATTACGTTTATATAACAGGAACCATTTATACAGCCAGGGATGCAGCGCATAAGAGAATGCAGGAAGCGCTGGAACAGGGAAAGGAGCTCCCCATTGAGCTGGACAGAAACATCATCTACTATATGGGACCTTCGCCGGCGCGGGAGGGAAGACCCATCGGCTCAGCAGGCCCTACCACAGCCAGCCGGATGGACCGGTACACGCCCAAGCTTCTGGATCTGGGACTGGGAGCGATGATTGGAAAAGGAAAGAGAAGCAGAGAGGTCATTGAGGCTATTGTTAAGAACGGCTCCGTCTATTTTGCCGCTGTGGGAGGAGCAGGAGCTCTTCTCTCCAAGTGCATCACAAGCTCAGAGGTGGTAGCCTACGGCGATTTAGGAACCGAGGCAATCCGAAAGCTGACTGTTGAACGCTTTCCTGTGATCGTGGTAATCGATTCAGAGGGAAATAATCTCTACGAGACTGCAGTAAAGGAATTTGGAGAGAGCAGCAGGCAGGAAAAGTAA
- the holB gene encoding DNA polymerase III subunit delta', producing the protein MAGFKDIIGHEMIKDHFQKAIEYHKVSHAYILSGEQGMGRKTLAKAFAMTLLCEKSDKEPCMECHSCKQILSGNHPDVIWVTHEKPNSIGVDDIREQLNDTIQIKPYSSAYKIYLVDEAEKMTVQAQNALLKTIEEPPSYAVIILMTTNEEAFLPTILSRCIKLKLRPLKDQTVSSYLMESMGIGESQADIYAAFARGNLGKAIHLASSEEFKLLYREILNLLKHVKEMDLVMLLDYIRKMQEENLDLDECLDFMQLWYRDILMYKVTKDMNCLIFKEEYTTVSKLCQNSSYEGLETILNAIDKAKARLAANVNTELALELMLLTMKEN; encoded by the coding sequence ATGGCAGGCTTTAAAGATATTATCGGACATGAAATGATAAAGGATCATTTTCAGAAAGCAATCGAATACCACAAGGTTTCCCATGCGTATATCCTTTCGGGCGAGCAGGGGATGGGAAGGAAGACATTAGCTAAGGCATTTGCCATGACGCTGCTCTGTGAAAAAAGTGATAAGGAACCGTGCATGGAATGTCATTCCTGCAAACAGATACTGAGCGGGAACCATCCGGATGTGATCTGGGTCACCCATGAAAAGCCAAACAGCATCGGTGTTGACGATATACGGGAGCAGCTCAATGACACCATACAGATTAAGCCCTACAGCAGCGCCTACAAGATCTATCTGGTGGACGAGGCGGAGAAAATGACGGTTCAGGCTCAGAACGCCCTTTTAAAGACCATTGAGGAGCCGCCGTCCTATGCGGTGATTATTCTGATGACCACCAACGAGGAGGCATTTCTGCCGACCATCCTGTCACGGTGTATTAAGCTGAAGCTGAGACCATTAAAGGATCAGACCGTCAGCAGCTATCTGATGGAATCCATGGGAATCGGGGAGAGCCAGGCGGATATCTATGCGGCATTTGCCAGAGGAAATCTGGGAAAGGCCATTCATCTGGCGTCTTCAGAGGAGTTTAAGCTGCTTTACAGGGAGATTCTGAACCTTTTAAAGCATGTGAAGGAGATGGATCTTGTCATGCTTCTCGACTACATCAGGAAGATGCAGGAGGAAAACCTCGATCTGGACGAGTGCCTGGATTTCATGCAGCTCTGGTACAGGGACATTTTGATGTACAAGGTGACAAAGGATATGAACTGCCTGATTTTTAAGGAGGAATATACAACCGTCAGCAAGCTCTGCCAGAACAGCTCCTATGAGGGGCTTGAGACCATTCTGAATGCCATTGACAAGGCAAAGGCAAGGCTGGCGGCCAATGTAAATACAGAGCTCGCCCTTGAGCTTATGCTCTTAACAATGAAGGAGAATTAG
- a CDS encoding tRNA1(Val) (adenine(37)-N6)-methyltransferase yields MNTEKREIELREDERIDDLHRNGYRIIQNQKAFCFGMDAVLLSGYASVKPGERALDLGTGTGIIPILLEAKTEGSYFAGLEIQENMAEMARRSVWLNGLEGKIEIVTGDIKEAGRIFGAASFDVVTSNPPYMNDSHGLKNPDLPKAIARHEVLCTLEDVVREGAKVLRPGGRFYMVHRPHRLIEIITAFTKYKLEPKRMKLVHPFVDKDANMVLIEAVKGGRSMIKVEKPLIVYREPGVYMDEIYDIYGY; encoded by the coding sequence TTGAATACAGAGAAAAGAGAGATTGAACTGAGAGAGGATGAGAGGATCGACGATCTTCACAGAAATGGCTACCGGATCATCCAGAACCAAAAGGCATTCTGCTTTGGAATGGATGCAGTGCTTCTGTCTGGATATGCGTCGGTAAAGCCGGGGGAGAGGGCTCTCGACCTGGGAACGGGGACGGGGATTATCCCCATCCTTCTGGAAGCCAAGACAGAGGGCAGCTATTTTGCTGGGCTGGAAATCCAGGAGAACATGGCCGAGATGGCAAGAAGGAGCGTTTGGCTCAACGGCCTGGAGGGGAAAATTGAGATTGTGACAGGAGATATAAAAGAAGCAGGCCGGATTTTCGGTGCTGCCTCTTTTGATGTGGTGACATCAAATCCTCCCTATATGAACGACAGCCACGGGCTGAAAAATCCGGATCTTCCCAAGGCCATTGCCCGCCATGAGGTGCTCTGCACCCTGGAGGACGTGGTGCGGGAGGGAGCGAAGGTGCTCCGGCCGGGAGGCCGGTTTTATATGGTGCACAGGCCTCACAGGCTCATTGAGATTATCACTGCATTTACGAAGTATAAGCTGGAGCCAAAGAGGATGAAGCTCGTACACCCCTTTGTAGACAAGGATGCCAACATGGTTCTTATAGAGGCGGTGAAGGGGGGGCGTTCCATGATAAAGGTGGAAAAGCCGCTGATCGTGTACCGGGAACCGGGGGTTTACATGGATGAGATTTATGATATCTACGGGTATTAA
- the glgB gene encoding 1,4-alpha-glucan branching protein GlgB: MNTTTDTKSFGKDQYMKKTAGQKTKTSKAGMGFFGELDLYLFGEGRHYRLYEKMGAHPYTYRKKAGMHFAVWAPHAQSVSVVGDFNGWNPEKNPMKNINGQGIYEAFVPDLKEGELYKYAVTTQTGSLLLKSDPFAFSAEYRPGTASVTSDITGFSWSDSAWMEKRKQTDPVKAPLAIYEVHLGSWRKTIRPERDNCYTYREAAKALADYVKHMGYTHVELMGIAEHPFDGSWGYQVTGYYAPTSRYGAPKDFMYLVNYLHKKGIGVILDWVPAHFPRDAHGLADFDGEPLYEYADPRKGEHPDWGTKVFDYGKNEVKNFLIANALYWIEQYHIDGLRVDAVASMLYLDYGRKDGEWVANQYGGNQNLEAIEFFKHLNSVLTGRKDGCMIIAEESTAWPKVTHRPEDDGLGFTFKWNMGWMHDFLEYMKLDPIYRKFNHNHMTFGLTYSTSENFILVLSHDEVVHLKCSMINKMPGIYEDKFANLKAGYTFMLGHPGKKLLFMGQDFGQFHEWDEKVSLDWYLADEPLHADLQSYVRGLLTLYRKYPCLSRLDNDYAGFQWINANDADRSIFSFVRRDETKKKNLLFIINFTPVERADYRVGVPKRGNFTLVLDSHHGYYEKNDDVHVYRSKKGECDGQPYSFSYPLPPYGTAVFRF, encoded by the coding sequence CCAGTACATGAAAAAAACGGCCGGGCAAAAGACAAAAACTTCAAAAGCAGGAATGGGATTTTTTGGTGAACTCGACCTCTACCTGTTCGGTGAGGGACGCCATTACCGTCTCTATGAAAAGATGGGAGCCCACCCTTACACCTACCGGAAAAAAGCCGGCATGCACTTTGCCGTATGGGCGCCTCACGCACAGTCCGTAAGCGTAGTAGGGGATTTCAACGGATGGAATCCCGAAAAAAATCCCATGAAAAATATCAATGGACAGGGAATTTATGAGGCCTTTGTGCCTGATTTAAAGGAGGGCGAGCTCTATAAATACGCTGTCACCACCCAAACGGGCTCTCTGCTCTTAAAATCCGATCCCTTTGCCTTCAGCGCCGAATACCGGCCGGGAACTGCCTCTGTAACTTCTGACATTACAGGCTTTTCCTGGAGCGACTCCGCCTGGATGGAAAAGAGGAAGCAGACAGACCCTGTCAAGGCTCCCCTCGCAATCTACGAGGTGCATCTGGGGTCCTGGCGAAAAACCATCCGTCCGGAGCGGGACAACTGCTATACATACAGGGAGGCAGCCAAGGCCCTTGCAGACTATGTAAAGCATATGGGCTATACCCATGTGGAGCTTATGGGGATCGCAGAGCACCCCTTTGACGGCTCCTGGGGCTATCAGGTGACCGGCTATTATGCTCCCACCTCCCGCTACGGTGCTCCCAAGGATTTCATGTACCTTGTAAATTATCTCCATAAAAAAGGAATCGGCGTTATTTTAGACTGGGTTCCCGCCCATTTTCCCAGGGACGCCCACGGGCTTGCTGATTTTGACGGGGAACCCCTCTATGAGTACGCAGATCCCCGCAAGGGAGAGCATCCCGACTGGGGTACAAAGGTATTTGATTACGGAAAGAACGAGGTCAAAAATTTCCTGATCGCCAACGCCCTCTACTGGATCGAGCAGTACCACATAGACGGACTGAGGGTGGATGCAGTGGCATCCATGCTCTATCTGGATTACGGCAGAAAGGACGGGGAGTGGGTTGCCAACCAGTACGGCGGCAATCAGAATCTGGAAGCCATCGAATTTTTCAAGCATTTAAACAGTGTTCTGACAGGGAGAAAGGACGGCTGCATGATTATCGCCGAGGAGTCCACAGCCTGGCCGAAGGTCACGCACCGGCCGGAGGATGACGGACTTGGCTTTACCTTCAAGTGGAACATGGGCTGGATGCACGATTTCCTGGAATACATGAAGCTGGATCCCATTTACAGGAAATTTAACCACAACCACATGACCTTCGGGCTTACCTACTCCACCAGTGAAAACTTCATCCTCGTTCTCTCCCACGATGAGGTTGTCCATTTAAAATGCTCTATGATCAATAAGATGCCCGGCATCTACGAGGACAAATTCGCCAACCTGAAGGCAGGCTACACCTTCATGCTGGGCCATCCCGGCAAAAAGCTGCTGTTTATGGGACAGGATTTCGGCCAGTTCCACGAGTGGGATGAAAAGGTATCTCTGGACTGGTATCTGGCTGACGAACCCCTCCATGCAGATCTTCAAAGCTATGTAAGGGGCCTTCTCACCCTCTATCGGAAATACCCCTGCCTGTCCCGCCTGGACAATGACTACGCAGGCTTCCAGTGGATCAATGCCAACGACGCTGACCGAAGCATTTTCAGCTTCGTACGCCGGGATGAAACGAAGAAGAAAAATCTCCTCTTCATCATCAATTTCACTCCGGTGGAGAGGGCGGATTACCGGGTAGGCGTGCCGAAGCGGGGCAATTTCACCCTGGTTCTGGACAGCCATCACGGATATTATGAGAAAAACGATGACGTGCACGTTTACCGCTCCAAGAAGGGAGAGTGCGACGGCCAGCCCTACTCCTTCTCTTATCCGCTTCCCCCCTACGGGACGGCCGTGTTCCGCTTTTAA
- a CDS encoding PSP1 domain-containing protein produces the protein MIKVIGVRFRTAGKVYFFDPAGLEINTGDHVIVETARGIEFGHVVLGSREVDESKVVQPLKSVIRMATAADEETERRNKEKEKEAFGICLEKIKKHNLQMKLIDAEYTFDNNKVLFYFTADGRIDFRELVKDLAAVFKTRIELRQIGVRDETKIMGGIGICGRPLCCHTYLSEFIPVSIKMAKEQNLSLNPTKISGVCGRLMCCLKNEEETYEELNSKLPGIGDYVTTDDGLKGEVHSVSVLRQLVKVVVTVGKDEKEIREYPVKRLKFRPKRRKEKVNVDAELKQLEALEKREGKSKLDNN, from the coding sequence ATGATAAAGGTAATAGGTGTCAGGTTCCGGACGGCGGGAAAGGTTTATTTTTTCGACCCGGCCGGATTGGAGATCAACACGGGAGATCATGTAATTGTAGAAACAGCCAGGGGTATTGAGTTTGGCCATGTGGTTCTCGGCAGCAGGGAGGTGGACGAGTCCAAGGTCGTTCAGCCCTTAAAGTCCGTGATCCGTATGGCTACGGCAGCGGACGAGGAGACAGAGCGTAGGAATAAGGAAAAGGAGAAAGAGGCCTTCGGCATCTGTCTGGAAAAGATTAAAAAACACAATCTTCAGATGAAACTCATTGACGCGGAGTACACCTTCGACAACAATAAGGTGCTCTTTTACTTTACTGCTGACGGCAGAATCGATTTCAGGGAGCTTGTAAAGGATCTGGCTGCCGTGTTTAAGACCAGGATTGAGCTTCGCCAGATCGGAGTCAGAGATGAGACGAAGATCATGGGAGGAATCGGAATCTGCGGACGCCCCCTGTGCTGCCATACCTACCTGTCAGAGTTTATCCCCGTCTCTATTAAGATGGCCAAGGAACAGAATCTGTCCTTAAATCCCACAAAGATCTCAGGCGTCTGCGGCAGGCTGATGTGCTGTCTGAAAAATGAGGAGGAAACCTACGAGGAGTTAAACAGCAAGCTGCCGGGAATCGGCGACTATGTGACGACGGACGACGGCCTCAAGGGAGAGGTCCACAGCGTAAGTGTGCTGCGCCAGCTGGTAAAGGTAGTGGTGACAGTGGGAAAGGACGAAAAGGAGATCCGGGAATACCCGGTAAAACGCCTGAAATTCAGACCGAAGCGCAGAAAAGAAAAGGTAAATGTGGATGCGGAGTTAAAGCAGCTGGAGGCCCTTGAAAAGAGGGAAGGAAAATCCAAGCTGGACAATAACTGA
- a CDS encoding heavy-metal-associated domain-containing protein: MSGGTISTAVICVILAVICIFSVKKYRKKLTSGCCGAGGEGTVKKRRVSDRNKAHYPYTKILKIDGMSCGNCANRVENALNALDGVWASVDLGSQEALVRMKQPMDPELLKNAVRKQGYTVIRITD, translated from the coding sequence ATGTCAGGAGGAACGATTTCAACGGCTGTCATCTGTGTCATACTGGCCGTCATCTGTATTTTTTCTGTAAAGAAATACAGAAAGAAGCTCACCTCCGGCTGCTGCGGTGCAGGCGGGGAGGGAACAGTCAAAAAAAGGAGAGTATCGGATCGAAACAAAGCCCATTATCCGTACACAAAAATCCTGAAAATTGACGGCATGTCCTGCGGAAACTGCGCAAACCGGGTGGAAAATGCATTAAACGCCCTTGACGGAGTCTGGGCCTCTGTGGATCTGGGAAGCCAGGAAGCCCTGGTGCGGATGAAGCAGCCCATGGACCCGGAGCTCTTAAAAAATGCCGTCAGAAAACAGGGGTACACCGTCATCCGGATAACTGATTAA
- the rsmI gene encoding 16S rRNA (cytidine(1402)-2'-O)-methyltransferase — protein sequence MDDKALLSEKTQKAGTGKLYLCATPIGNLDDITLRVLDTLKNVDLIAAEDTRHSIKLLNHFQIKTPMTSYHEYNKVEKARYLVDQMKKGVTVALVTDAGTPGISDPGEELVRQCHEAGIPLTSLPGPAACITALTISGLPTRRFCFEAFLPADKKERQWILEELKKETRTIIVYEAPHHLVRTLSELAAALGERNITVCRELTKRYEEAFRTTFSGALEFYKENEPKGECVVVIEGKSFDQVNREKQQEFEEMTVEEHMELYLSQGMDKKEAMKRVAKDRGISKREVYQALL from the coding sequence ATGGATGACAAGGCTCTTCTGAGTGAAAAGACACAAAAGGCAGGGACGGGAAAGCTGTACCTGTGCGCCACTCCCATCGGCAATCTGGACGATATTACCCTTCGGGTGCTGGATACTCTGAAAAACGTGGATCTCATCGCTGCGGAGGATACCAGGCACAGCATCAAGCTGCTGAACCATTTTCAGATTAAGACTCCTATGACAAGCTACCATGAGTACAACAAGGTGGAGAAGGCCAGGTACCTGGTGGATCAGATGAAGAAGGGGGTAACGGTGGCGCTGGTGACGGATGCGGGGACACCGGGTATCTCCGATCCCGGGGAGGAGCTGGTGCGCCAGTGCCATGAGGCGGGGATTCCCCTCACCTCTCTTCCGGGGCCTGCAGCCTGCATCACAGCCCTGACTATTTCCGGTCTTCCCACCAGGCGTTTCTGTTTTGAGGCCTTTCTGCCGGCGGATAAGAAGGAACGGCAGTGGATTCTGGAGGAGCTGAAGAAGGAGACTAGGACGATCATTGTCTACGAGGCTCCCCACCATCTGGTGAGGACGCTTTCAGAGCTTGCGGCTGCTCTGGGGGAGAGGAATATCACCGTCTGCAGGGAACTGACAAAGCGCTATGAGGAGGCCTTTCGCACCACGTTTTCCGGCGCTCTGGAATTTTATAAGGAGAATGAGCCTAAGGGCGAGTGCGTGGTAGTCATCGAAGGAAAATCCTTTGACCAGGTGAACCGGGAGAAGCAGCAGGAGTTTGAGGAGATGACCGTCGAGGAGCATATGGAGCTGTATCTCTCACAGGGGATGGATAAAAAAGAGGCCATGAAGCGGGTGGCCAAGGATCGGGGGATCAGCAAGAGAGAGGTTTATCAGGCGCTTCTGTAG
- a CDS encoding guanylate kinase: MKQKTGTELEQGRGQREEERNEYGKIYFVMGKSASGKDTIYKKLLERIPELKTIIPYTTRPMREGEKEGAEYHFTDEASLQEMWEMGKVIEKRTYHTMYGPWSYATVDDGQIDLREGNILMIGTLESYQSIRSYFGRENTVPLYIEVEDGERLERALNREKQQKCPRYAELCRRFLADEEDFSEEKLAEAGITAQDRYENRELEKCLDDLAQRITGFPFYSRFPQKG; the protein is encoded by the coding sequence ATGAAGCAGAAAACAGGAACTGAATTAGAACAGGGAAGAGGACAAAGAGAAGAGGAGAGAAACGAATACGGGAAAATCTACTTTGTGATGGGAAAGAGCGCTTCGGGAAAGGATACCATTTACAAAAAGCTGCTGGAACGTATTCCGGAGCTGAAAACCATTATCCCCTATACAACCCGGCCTATGCGGGAGGGAGAAAAGGAGGGGGCAGAGTACCATTTTACAGATGAGGCCTCCTTACAGGAGATGTGGGAAATGGGAAAGGTGATTGAAAAGAGAACTTATCATACGATGTACGGCCCCTGGAGCTATGCAACCGTCGATGACGGGCAGATTGATCTCAGGGAGGGGAACATTCTGATGATAGGAACGCTTGAATCCTACCAGAGTATCCGCAGCTACTTTGGACGGGAGAATACAGTCCCCCTCTATATTGAGGTGGAGGATGGAGAACGGCTTGAACGGGCTCTGAACCGGGAAAAACAGCAGAAATGCCCGCGATATGCGGAGCTGTGCCGCCGTTTTCTGGCTGACGAGGAGGATTTTTCAGAGGAAAAGCTGGCTGAAGCAGGAATCACCGCGCAGGACAGATATGAGAACCGGGAGCTGGAAAAGTGTTTAGACGATCTGGCCCAGAGGATAACAGGGTTTCCCTTTTATTCTCGCTTTCCTCAAAAGGGATAG
- a CDS encoding decarboxylase produces MRLIDRLEEYGRSDFYGFHMPGHKRRQELGITSFPNPFSVDITEIEGFDNLHHAEGILRDSMEQAAQIYGSDRTYYLVNGSTCGILAAISAAVPEGGTLLMARNSHKSAYHGVMLRGLKALYVYPEIFEEYGIQGGISAEKIDRILKEQGKREIGAVFLTSPTYEGIVSDVERIAETVHSYGLPLIVDQAHGAHLAFGEGTGKGRREGRLFARSALELGADVVIESVHKTLPSLTQTALLHIRGSRIDRECLEFYLRVYQSSSPSYLLMASIDNCIQYMDLEGRKHLEKYGRRLEQWMERAEEWKCLWILDDSVIGRKAAADRDLSKLVVGIRPHVRRELGEKTAEENGGRERYNGTWLAAEVRERFHLEPEMCCDRYVIFMTSLMDSEEGLLRLMEALCTIDRELCEKAAEENKREGTEESKREDEKGAELAAQDSRLFTWTRDTEVRMNMSEAIRRPGRRIRLEQAAGLVSRGFLTVYPPGVPAIVPGEEISREALQMILSNRRLGLTVEGIYEDGTVDTAVREAVEKNGKEGQMER; encoded by the coding sequence ATGCGTCTGATTGACAGACTGGAGGAATATGGAAGGTCAGATTTTTATGGCTTCCACATGCCGGGACATAAAAGAAGGCAGGAGCTGGGGATAACTTCCTTCCCCAATCCGTTTTCTGTGGATATTACAGAGATCGAGGGGTTTGACAACCTTCACCACGCAGAGGGAATTTTGAGAGACTCCATGGAGCAGGCGGCTCAGATTTACGGGTCAGACAGGACGTATTATCTGGTCAATGGCAGCACCTGCGGAATTCTGGCAGCCATCAGCGCGGCGGTGCCCGAGGGAGGAACTCTCCTGATGGCAAGGAATTCTCACAAGTCAGCCTACCATGGAGTGATGCTCAGGGGACTGAAGGCCCTGTATGTATATCCTGAGATCTTTGAGGAATATGGAATTCAGGGAGGGATCTCTGCCGAAAAGATAGACAGGATTTTGAAGGAGCAGGGGAAGAGGGAGATAGGAGCTGTCTTTCTCACCTCTCCCACCTATGAGGGAATTGTGTCGGATGTGGAACGCATTGCAGAGACTGTCCATTCATACGGGCTTCCTCTGATTGTAGATCAGGCTCACGGCGCCCATCTTGCATTTGGAGAAGGGACGGGAAAAGGCAGGAGAGAGGGGAGGCTGTTTGCGCGCTCTGCGCTGGAATTGGGAGCGGATGTGGTGATTGAGAGTGTGCATAAAACACTTCCCTCTCTGACGCAGACGGCTCTGCTCCATATAAGAGGCAGCCGCATTGACAGGGAATGCCTGGAATTTTATCTGAGAGTGTATCAGAGCTCCAGCCCCTCCTATCTTTTGATGGCTTCCATCGATAACTGTATTCAGTATATGGACTTGGAGGGAAGAAAACACCTGGAGAAGTACGGAAGGCGTCTGGAGCAGTGGATGGAGAGAGCGGAGGAATGGAAATGCCTGTGGATCCTTGACGATTCTGTGATCGGGCGCAAGGCTGCAGCAGACAGGGATCTGTCAAAGCTGGTGGTGGGCATAAGACCCCATGTCAGGAGAGAACTTGGAGAGAAGACTGCAGAAGAGAACGGCGGCCGGGAAAGATACAATGGAACCTGGCTGGCAGCAGAGGTAAGAGAACGGTTTCATCTGGAACCGGAAATGTGCTGCGACAGGTATGTGATTTTTATGACCTCCCTGATGGACAGCGAGGAAGGACTTTTGCGGCTGATGGAGGCTCTGTGTACGATCGACAGGGAGTTATGTGAAAAAGCGGCAGAAGAGAACAAAAGGGAAGGCACAGAGGAAAGCAAAAGGGAGGATGAAAAAGGGGCAGAGCTGGCTGCGCAGGACAGCCGGCTCTTTACCTGGACGAGAGATACAGAGGTGAGGATGAATATGTCTGAGGCTATCAGACGGCCTGGCAGGCGCATTCGCCTGGAGCAGGCAGCAGGACTTGTGAGCAGAGGATTTCTCACCGTCTATCCGCCAGGAGTTCCGGCCATAGTTCCCGGTGAGGAGATTTCCAGGGAGGCGCTTCAGATGATTCTTTCCAACAGAAGGCTGGGCCTGACTGTGGAGGGAATTTATGAGGACGGGACAGTGGACACTGCAGTCAGGGAAGCGGTTGAAAAGAACGGTAAAGAAGGACAGATGGAAAGATAA
- a CDS encoding ComEC/Rec2 family competence protein: MKENLKKRLKNRGKRLMAAFMAAFMMFLAVPAGESRADENGLLIEAIQQGQQPGQPAAGSATDSKEEAYLGGAALTMLASQTSGQNMSFLLQTNNGEVIVIDGGLDQDADHLVETIQSMGGRVSAWLITHPHSDHIGALTNILNRNPVPVQIDSIYYSFLSREQYEKGDNMGRMSDYDNLMAAFSKTAPEKLHTPLSKGQEFWVDNARITVMNEPFYTEYNTFNNSSVVYRIDINGKRIMFLGDLGWEPGTRLIRMWNYNELESDVVQMAHHGQDGVGENLYQVLHPEICFWPAPDWLWDNMKDGVAGAGSYNTMKTRAWMERIGVQRNYVAKDGDQVLR; encoded by the coding sequence ATGAAAGAAAACCTGAAAAAAAGACTGAAAAATAGAGGAAAAAGGCTGATGGCCGCGTTTATGGCGGCATTTATGATGTTTCTGGCAGTGCCGGCCGGGGAGAGCAGGGCTGATGAAAACGGATTGCTGATCGAGGCCATTCAGCAGGGGCAACAGCCTGGACAGCCGGCTGCCGGCTCGGCTACAGACTCTAAGGAGGAGGCGTATCTGGGAGGAGCAGCGCTTACAATGCTGGCTTCTCAGACTTCTGGCCAGAATATGTCGTTTCTGCTTCAGACAAATAACGGGGAGGTCATTGTCATAGACGGCGGGCTTGATCAGGATGCAGATCATCTGGTGGAGACGATTCAGTCTATGGGAGGCAGGGTGTCTGCCTGGCTGATCACGCATCCCCACAGTGACCATATCGGAGCTCTGACAAATATTTTAAACAGGAATCCCGTTCCAGTGCAGATTGACAGCATCTACTACTCCTTCTTGTCCAGGGAACAGTATGAGAAGGGCGATAATATGGGGCGCATGTCAGATTACGATAATCTGATGGCTGCATTTTCAAAGACAGCTCCGGAAAAGCTGCATACTCCTCTCTCAAAGGGGCAGGAATTCTGGGTGGACAACGCCAGAATTACCGTGATGAATGAGCCGTTTTACACAGAGTACAATACATTTAACAACAGCTCAGTGGTTTACAGGATTGACATTAACGGGAAGAGGATTATGTTTCTCGGGGATCTGGGATGGGAGCCGGGAACCAGGTTAATTCGCATGTGGAATTATAATGAATTGGAATCGGATGTTGTTCAGATGGCACACCACGGCCAGGACGGAGTGGGGGAGAATCTTTATCAGGTTCTCCATCCGGAAATCTGCTTTTGGCCTGCTCCGGACTGGCTCTGGGACAATATGAAGGACGGAGTGGCAGGCGCAGGTTCCTACAATACGATGAAAACACGGGCATGGATGGAGCGGATAGGAGTCCAGAGAAATTATGTTGCCAAGGACGGAGATCAGGTGCTCCGTTAA